Below is a window of Sus scrofa isolate TJ Tabasco breed Duroc chromosome 3, Sscrofa11.1, whole genome shotgun sequence DNA.
CCCTGTGGCCAGCAGCCTGCCTTCCCAGCCCTGTGTGCGCTTCCTCCACTCCCTTTATAAATAGGGAGATGCACACctgttttttcccccagccttctCCGAGACCTTGTTCCAACCATACTTCCAGCCTGGAGGAATGCTGGTCAGCGAACTGGCATCCCAGGACATGTGTGAACGAATGAACAAACGcatgaatgagtgagtgactgAGGATGAAGGTGACCCACTAGAACGGAGACTGCCTGGGGTGAGGACCTACTTAGCAGCACGGGGATTGGGCCCCTGTAAGGACAGACCCTCCCTTGGGACATGCTGCTGGAGGGAAAGTCATCAGCTCAGCACTCTGGGAGCTGAGCACTCGCTCATGTGGTACTTTGGCTTGACGGGACCAGAGGTGAGAGGCTCGTGTAGGGATGACGCCTTCTCTGCTGCCCGCTGATGCCTGCAATGCCTCGTCCGCAGAGGAGCTGAGAAGTGGGGCATGGGGCCATCCTGGCCACCGAGAGTGACAGGGCTGAGAAAGAGATGCTCACAGACCAAcattccctccctgcctccctagAGACAGAATCGTGGGGCGTTGATGAAGTACCCAGGACAAGCTCGGCACTTCAGCTGGAGGCGTGGGCCGTGGCCTCACAGGCTGTCAGTGTCTCCCTGGAGAGAGTGGTGTTTCCTTTGGGCATATGGAAGGTGCTTTTGAAACTCAGGACTGCAGGGTTGACTTCTGAGGGAACTGATGTGGAGAAAGGATGGAGCTGTGTTGCCTCTGGCTAATGTGCCCTCATGCAAACTGGGGACCCGGTACCTGGGCAGGTACTTATATGTCTAGTGCCTTTGCAATTAAAGGCCTGGTACCGTGAGGACTTGCAAGGTCCAGTGACTCCAGCACAAGGGTATAGCTGCAGGGCAGGGTCCAAGCCAGCTCCCTGTGGCCCCCAGGTCTGGTCTGTCTTCCCATGGGAATGCCTTCTGCCCTAGAAGGGGTGTGTAACCAGCCACCACCTTCcaggactgggcagagggaagCCAGGCCCATACTTCAGGTGGAAATGTAGCATCTTCTCTGATTGCCCCCAGGGCAGAGCTGTACCTCTGTCTTCACTTTAGAACTTTGACCTAGCTCTTGAACCCCATTTTTTAGAATAAGAGGAAATCTGATTTAGGCAGTCTGGGTAAACACAGTCATTCCTTAATTTAAAATGTCCTTTCCACatcttctcctccttctgggTCAGGAGCAGGCATGAAAATGTTCCATTTTTGAGGTGTCTGTATTTTCCTGACTGCACAGAGGTGTCTGCCCAGGGCTCACCAGTGTCACTGTTGGGTCCTTAGTTGGAAGCCTCTGTCTTTATGTCCACAGCCCACTGTGCCTGTTGGTCATGAAGTCCCTCCTCCCAACCATGAAGACCTTCTTCTGGGGACCAAGTGCTTCCATATGTCCCCGTTCCACTTGGAGTGTGGGGAAGCGCCACTACGCTGCCTCCTCTGCTGCCCTGGGGACTTCTGGAGGTTCAGTTTCCTTTTGGATTTCACTGGACAGCGAGGTCCAAGTTTCCCCTGCTTTTCTGATCCCGTGACATTTGGagtctctttttggtttttggctgcacctgtggcatatggaagttcctgggccagggattgaacccatgccaccagagagccaacgtcagatccttatctgctgtgccacagcaggaactcctgggctttctTTCCCTATTATGtgctctcccacctccccactccaGGCTCAGGCATCCTCAGTCTCTTCCTGCTGTTGTCCATGCTCTTTCCTCTAACTGGGCAGAATAGTTGCCTGGTGTCCTCCAGCTCTGCCATCACTGGGATAAAGTCTACATCATCTAGGCTCTGAATCTTTGGGAGTgctaagaaaaaaagggggagggcagCTTTTCTTAGAAATCTCGCCttgcacagaaaaacaaaaacaaaaacaaaaaccttggcTGTCAAGATTGTGATATTTATTACAAATTTGAAAAACACATTCAAGATTgcatttggaaaatggaaaaaaaaattgcatttggcTGGAGAAGAGGGCAAGATGGTGAGGTAAAAGGACCTTGAGGTCGCCTTCTCTGATGAGCACACCCAAATCACAACTAATGGataaaaaagactggaacctactAAGAAAGATACTCTACACCCGAGACATAAAGAAGAAACCCCACAAGACAGTAGTATGGGCACACTTGCAATATAATCAAATCTCCTACACCCTGAatgggcaacccacaaactgaAGAACATCACATCACAGAAGTTCTCCCACAGAAATGAGAGTCCTGAGCCCTACATCAGACTCCAagtgggggtctggcattgggaggaggagcccctagAGCACTTGGccttgaaggccagcagggcttgagtGGAGATgttccacaggactaggggaaacagagatgggactcttggagggtgcacacaagTCTCCTGCACACCAGGATCTTCATAGGTGCCTACCAGCGGGTTGTGGAGGGTAAGCTGAGGAGGCAGAGGGTGGCTatggctcactgtggggacaAGGTCACTGGCAGCCGAGGTACCAGGAAATATTATTGGCATGAGCTTTTCTGGAGGCCACCATTTTGGAACCAAGACCCAGCCCTCCCTATAGGCTCCGTCTCAAGCCAAACAACTAagagggtgggaacacagccccacccatcagcagacagtTTGGTTAAAGActccctgagcccacagccacctctagaCACATCCCTTGACATGGCCCTGCCTACTAGAGGGCcaggacccagctccacccaccagtgggcaggcatcagaaggaagaaaactaCTATCCAGCAGCCTGCAGAACTGAGTCTGCAGATGCAGACCAGAACCTTCCCTGGGTCCAGCTGGTTGGTCCCTAGCTAACAAGAGGGGAGTGTACTACAGGGACACCTAGGACATCCTCTACagtggacatttctccaaggtcAAGAAACATAACTAACCTtcatacacataaaaatacaaatagaaatttagacaaaatgagggAGTTTCTATTGcgactcagtgggctaagaatccatctagtatccatgaggttgcgggtttgatccctggccttgctcagtgggttaaggatctggtgttgctgtgagctaccgtgtaggtcacaaatgcagttctgatctggctttgcttggctgtggtgtaggccagcagctacagcttggatttgacccctagcctgggaacttccatatgctataggtttggctctaaaaagcaaaaaagaaaaagaaaaagacatggcagaggaatatgtttcagatgaaggaacaagataaaacaccagaaaaatagctaagtgatgtGGAGCTTGGCATTCTACccaagaaagagttcagagtaatgaatgtaaagatgatccaagaactcagaaaaagaatggatgctcAGCGTGAGAAGTTACGAGACTTTTTAACAAAGAGAAGATATAAAGAGCAGTCAAACAgcattgaaaaatataataatcgaaacaaacaaactataaggggagttcccatcgtggcacagcagaaatgaatccaactaggaaccatgaggttgcaggttcgatccctggccttgctcagtgggttaaggatctggcattgctgtgagctatggtgtaggttgcagacacggctcagatctggcgttgctgtggctctggcataggccggcagctgtggctctgtcataggccagcagctgtagctctgattagacccagcctgggaacccccttatgctgcaggtgcagcccaaaacgAGAAGGAATCAATAACAGAAGGATGgaaagtgagctggaagacagagtgtAGAAGTCACTGCCatggaacagaatgaagaaaaaagaatgaaaagcaatgaaggcagtttaagagacctctggaacAATGCCCAAAGCACCAACATTGTCATGATAGGGGGTcccaggagaagaagagagagacaaagggcctgagaaaatatttgaacagatattgctgaaaacttctctaacctgggaaaggaGACAGTCAGCCAAGTCCAGGGAGGACAGAGTCCCAAACAGGattaacccaaagaggaacatgCCCAACCCTTagtaatcaaattgacaaaaattaaagagagaggaaatagtaaaagcaaaaagggaaatgcaacaaataacataaaaggaaTCTGCATAAGGTTATCAGCGGGCATTTCAGCAGAAACCTCAGGCCAGAAGGGCGTGACacgatatatttaaagtgagatGAAAGGGACAAGCCAAACTATTCTACTCAGCAcagttctcattcagatttgacagagaaatcaagGCTGCATTTGGCCAGATCCGTCAGTCCCACCAAAGCAGTGGAACACATGGGTGTTGGTTTGGAAGGCTGTGCCCTGTAGATGTGGCACGTCCATAAATGTTTACAACAACATTCTCCTCACACCAGTTGGTTCTCATCCCAACCCAGGCAGGGCAAAGGGAGGGAATAGTATTCCCTCTGTTCTGTCTGGAGCAGCACAATTAGATGGCCTGCCTAAGAGCATGTGGCTGCCAGAGCGGCCAACAAGCCCTGAGTCTCAGAGGCTgatccctcctccccacaccaGCACTGCTCAGCAGCAGCATCCTCTGCCCAGAGATGATGTGGAAGCTTCCCAAAGACACTTGCTTTCTGGCTAGAGGAGGTAGATGAGCAGGTAGCTGTGATAGTGTCCCCATCTGGGTGGGGGGACCCCTGCTTCCGATTCCTGGGGAGGGGTCCTGCGGAGCAAAGCTTCTCTGAGGGCCTAGAGCAGGAGGTGACACGAGGGCAGAGGAGATGAATTAGACAAACCCATCCTTCTCTCCCAGCCAGAGAGCCCCGGCTTAGACAGGAGCCACTTTGTTCCCTACAGAGCCTCTGCTCAGCAGCGACATCCACCCTCCAGAGTGCACGCCTACACCACCTCCCCCGGTACCCCCTCAGAAGTGCAGGCAGCTCAAGCTGGATGAGCCCAAGCCAGGCCAGCTCCTCAGCTGTGTGCTGACTTACTGTGGGTGCCCATGGTGTTAAAACATGACTCATGCCCTAAGGGGGTTTCAACATCAAGGACTTCCTCTGGTTACAAAAAGCCAGTAACACTTTGTGAACCTGCAGCTTTCGAAAATTCTTCTGTAGATTTCACATCTTCCTCTGTTTCAGTGCAGAGGAACAGGATTGTGCTTCTTGGCACAAGCTAGCTTGGGTGTGATCACAAACATCTCAGGTACCTTGTGCCAGGTTAGCAAGCAGGTGCCAGctggaaaatgttaaaataacaacaacaaaaacttattGCAAACACTCCTCTGggtgtttccaaaaaaaaaaaaaaaaaaaaaaaaaaaaagaagaagaaaggagggcaGTGCGCTTGCGCAGAAGCCTGGGTGACTCTCCTAAAGTTCAGTTTAAAGCTGGGAACGTTTGAAAAAGACCAGCCTCAGTGCCCTCAGTCTTGTTCACGTTTGCTTTTGAATGATCCATGATTACCTCTAGTTCCTTTCCTTCCTAAGAAGCAGGAACAGACCTTGTGGGTGGTAAGGAGGAAGTGGACTCAATCTAGATTCCAGAGACCTTTTGGAGGAAAAATGGCACAAGGCAGTGTATTATGGTCAAGCCAGTAGGACttcaggagagaagggagagccCTGAGCTGCAGGGCACAGGCCAGGCTTCCCATAGGAATGGAACTGGAGGAAGCTCTGGGGATACAGGGGGAGTAGAGAGGGGACTGCTCAGCTGCCTTATTAGCTTAGCCTTGACCATGATGAGGACCTCTCTGAGGAAATAATAATCCTCTCCTCACTGGGACTAATCAGTGAGTAAGTGAAATAACCACATAGAGCAGAGAGCGTGGCAGACCCTGCTGACGTGGGTTCCCTTACTTTTGCTTTACGTTGTAGAGTAGTGTCCACTGGTTTTGTGGCTCCACCTTAAGAGCTTCAGGCAACATTCATTTTAGGGGCAGAGCAGCCTCTGTTCTGCGGGAAGCTGTTATGGGGAGGCAAGACTCCAAACAGACCAATAAGGGAGGATTAAGAAagacacctgggagttcccttcatggtgcagtggagacgaatccaaatagtatccatgaggattcgggttcaatccctggccttggggatcagtggattggggatctggctttgctgtgagctgtggtgtaggtcgcagatgcagctcaaatcctgcattgctgtggctgtggcgttggccagcacctgtagctctgattcgacccctagcctgggaacttccatatgccacaagtgtggcctgaagaaaagaaaaaagaaaagacacctgTGTGTGAATGTCCACCTAAGTGCTAGCTTTGGAGACATACTGCTTCGggggttccctagtggctcagcagattaaggatctggcagtgccactgCTGTAGCccgtgttgctgctgtggtgcacttTCCGTTcctgcctcaggaacttccacatgctatgggtgtggccaaaagaaaaaaaaaaaaaaaaaagacggggaGAGAGACATTCTGCTTCCTTTAAAACTAAACCTTTGCCAAGGGAATTCtccttgtgactcagagggttaagaatccgactggtatccatgaggatgcggttctaTCCCtgaactcagtgggttaaggatccgtacTTGCactggtgaactgtggtgtaggttgcagacacagctcgaatcctgtgttgctgtggctgtggtgtaggccagcagctgcagctccaattcaaccccctgggaacttccatgtgccacaggtgcgaccctaaaaaggaaaagggaaaagaagaaacctTGACCGAAATGGGGAGGCCACAGTGTTCCTAATGATGCTGTGCTTTGACCTCTTTATTTCTCTTAGAGAGCACAGTCTGAATCCCTGAGCGATCTGACGTGTaccccagaggaggaggaagacgatGAGAAATCGCTACCCAAAGCCAGCACGGAGGAGAAGTCTAGTTCTGGGCAGCAGGAGGGGGCACCGGAGAGAGGCCCCGAACCAGAGGAGCCGGCCACGGTGCTGCCACCAGCGGGGACCCGGGCGCGGCGGGGGCGGCTGCAGCACTGCGCAGCGCTCACCGCCAGCACCGAGGAGGAAAGCCCCCCGGGGGACAACCCCTCCAGCCGCCCAGCCACCCCAGAGGTCATAGAGCCCGTGTCAGGCCCAGCTCCCCGCGCAGAGTCCCCGGCTCTGCCGGAAGGCTCCCCGAGCCCTAATCCAGACAGTGAAAACCAGAGAGAGGAGCCGTCCCTGGAAAACAAGGGTCTCCCCGACGGGGACACAGTGGACGAGGTTGTTCGTGCTTCTGGAGACGCTGAGGGTCGATTATCTCCCTGCGTCCCAGAGGGGGACCCGACCCTTCCAGACACAGGCACCGCCGCCACACCCGAGACGCCCTCTGGTCCAGGAGACCCCTCGGGCCTGCAGGACGGCCTGCGGCCGAGTCTGGATGTAACGGGTCCAGAGGGCCCAGGGCCAgaagcccccgcccccagccctccgGTCCCCAAGAGCTGCTTGAAGCACAAGGCCTCGGCCGTGACCGTGAACGTGAGCCTCGGCGCGGCCCCCTCACCGCCCACCGCGCAGCCGGCTCCCGAGGAGCCTGCACCCCAGGCCCCGGACCGGGAGGCCGCCCCTGCGGAGCCCTCCAGGTCCGAGCGGGCGAAGTCCCCCGCGGCGGCCCTAGAGGCGGCGGCGCCGGAGCggagggtggagagaggaggCCGCGAGGCGCGGGCGGCCAAGAAGTTCTCGGTGTCGTCGGGCCGGGAGTGGCCGCGAGCTGGAGGCCGCCTGCTCGAGCCCCGCGGCCCTGCTGTCCGGCTGCCGCTTGTGAGGAGCGGCCCGGCCTGGAAGAGCGAGGCCGCCCTCGACGACCTCCCGGCGGCCCCCGAGCCCCAGAGCGCGAAGCCCGGCCCTCGGAAGCCGACCGCCCCGGCCGAGCGCGGTTCTCCCGACTCGGCGGCCCCGGCGACCACCGCGGACTCCGGCCAGGCGGCCCGCGAGCGGCCGGCGGGCGGGGACGGAAGCCCCTTCCCGGTCAAGCTCCGCTCCACGTCGCTGTCCTTCAAACACAGAGAAGCGCCCTGCCCGGAAGGGAGAGGGATCAAGAGGTACAGCGCCGAGGTCAGGTTCGAGAGGGGAGGGCTGACCCTGCTCTCCAGGGACGACAAGTGTCCGCTGGGGAccggccccgccgccgcccgaGGCGCCAAGTCCCCCAACGAGCCCGGGAAGGCCAAGGCCCGGTCCGCCGAGCAACTCAGCTCCAAACCGCCCCTTCCCAGAAAGCCGCTGCTGCAGACCCTCACCCTCCCGCAGTCGCCCACGCCCCCAGACCCCAGCCTCGGGGACCCTGAGAAGCTGGGACCTTCCGCCGACCCCAGGAAGGAGAGCCAGGCAGCGGAGAGAAAATCGCCCCACAGGGCAGCTGGTAAGCAGCTTGGGGAGGGTGATTTCGAAGGGGCAGGGCGATGTGGGGATCCCGTTGATTGGATTATGTTGTTGCAAGTCCGCAGAGAATGTAAATGCTTTGGGTAAAGTCCTTGTTGCAGGGGAACTgcaagaaaatgtcaaaattccTGTGGGTAGCACTAATACAGTTGATCAAGAATTAGGAAtagaggggaagggaaaggaatatATTTGTATTCTGAGGTCTGTATAAGTTCAGAGAAGCAGGGGAAATGTACAGAAAGTTCTGCAGCACATTCTGAGAGGAGATGGGACAGTCAGCGCATGGCTCAGatgctccttcctcctcccaggaCAGGTGTGCCTGCCTGGATGGCCACTCTCCTGGGGCCTAAGCTAGCTCTTGGTTATAAATGAAGCATCTGGCTCTGCTGTCATTCAGCATCCTTCACACCGACCTTTCCCCCAAAGGAAGAATTTCCTTCTGTTTAATAATCAGGCTCTCAGGGCCCAGGCTGACACAGAAAGCATCCCATCTATTGGATCGTGAGTCCTGGTAAAATGTGAGTTCCTCCGGGGGCAGACATCAACAGGGAGATGGTGTTAAGACTGGGGCAGAATGTAAGAATCTTCTAAAGCAACTGTCTTTTAAGATGAGCAGAGACAAAATAGATGACCTTTCTATGTCTTTGACATTTGTCACTTTTTATTTATAGCGTTTCAGATGAAAGGAGAAATCTGTTGGAAGTGGGTATTTTCAGTGGCGCTAAAGAATCTCTCGTTGCTGGTTTCTTTAATTAATGGAAGTCAGTGTGCTGAAAATGGAGCCGGACACACAAGTCTTGGGGAAGGGTGGAAATGGGGACCCTAAGGAGAAATTGTCTGTGACAGATTTTATAAAACAACACAACTTTCAGAATATTTAAGTGGCTGCTGTGAGTCAGGACTCCATTGAGACTCTGCATTGTGGAACAGAAGAGCTAAAACCCGGTTCTCCTAGGGACCCCACACCCAAAAGGGGGGGAGCGAAGGCACCCACAAAGATAGGTTCAGAGATGTGCTAGTCTTTCATGTCTTCCTCCCAGGAAAGTTAGTGGAAGTGCTGTGTATATAGGTCTTTAAATTCCTAAGGTGACACCCAAAGATTCAGGCAATTCCAGGGAGAAGTTTCAGGAAAACGCCTCCCAAGAGCGGGCACACGTAGCCTTTCTGGTCCAGGCCCCTGGGCTCTGCCGTGATTTTCTGCTGTTGCTGCTACAGTTACATTAGGATAGTCAGTGAGGGAGCTTTGAGGAAGGTTCAGGTTGGAGCTgatgctctgctctgctctgccagTGTCCAGGTTATTGAAGCCATTGTAGAGTGGTGCTAAAAGCCATTGACTTcttttgatttataaaatgtaatgtaATATTTGTTAACGGCTTTCCTTCAGTAGTAGCATAGTCTTGTCCATCTGTCTTTGTTAACATTCCCTAAGCCACAGAGGTAACTCACGGGGATGAGTTCTCGAGTGGAAGAATCTAGGTTAGTTTCGGGGGCATGAGTAGTGACATTCACTTCTGGGTAGAGAGAGAAGCGGGAGAATTGCTGCATTGTGCTGGGAACCGGCCCTCCCAGGGTGGGGTGGTATTTGAGGGATGAGAGCCAGGAAAGCCTGGGGCTCCTGCCTGGTTCCACCTGGGAACCTGGGGACCACGTCCTGCTGACCAGAGCAGACCCTTGGGGGCCTATGCTCCTGGAGAGCATCAGTGAGGCAGCctccactccccccgcccccagacacCAGAGCTTCTTGCGGCTCAGTCATTATTATTACTTCTGCTCTCATCATCAGTGCGCCAAATTATAGCAGCTGAAGGCAATTAAATTCATATAAAGCATACAGATGATAAAAGTTGTAATAACAGTATTACGCAGTTTTCCAGGAAGGGCTAATTGTTGCTGTTTATTATCTTGTGGTGGCAGGCACTTTACCCAGGTCTCCCAAAGGTGGGTTACGGAGCTGTCCCAGAAGGGCACATTCCACCCCAGGGACTCCAGCTGCTTTGTCCCCAACGCTCCTGCCCGTGCCCCTCCTCAACTCCACACACTgtctgcagttcttggaagacgGAGAGATCCTGGCAGGGGGGTGTGGGTAGGATATGATGCTTGTCGCCATAAAGAAAGGAGCCCAGCTTGCCAACTGGCTTGTAGGGTGGGCGCCACAAGCCCAGTACATTTGTGCTCGTCAGTGCAAAGGAGACCAGTTAATCTGCTCGTTTGCCATAGGAGGTGAACAGCTCAGGGTTATCAGCTCTGTTCACGTGTGCGGGACGGTTCCCATCCTCCTGTTGGACCAGTCCATCCCAGAGTCTAAGTGGCCAGTCTGGAAGCAGCTTCCTACATACAGGATTAGAATTAGAACAGGGGATGCCATGAAATATAGGAATTACATGGAAGTGAGCCCGCTCTCTGAATGGTCTTCCTATTGCCCTTCCTTCTAGTCTTTCTGTGTGTATTGGATGTGGGGGTGTGTATTTTCTACATAGTAGTGGACATTCGTTGGATATTTTGGAGAGTAGCTGGACAAAGTGCTGTTCTCACCAGAGGCCTCCACACCTCCTTCCCTCCCGACCAGGCTGGTGACCTGGCACACTCAGGTCCCTGATCCTTTTTCTCTTGACTCCAGCCCTCACttgttcatgcattcattctCTCAACATGCATGCATTCCTGCCACACTGGGCTGGCCCCCAGAGGCGGAAGAGCATGCCAGCATTGCCATCAAGGGGCCTAGTGGCCCGAGGAGACAGGTGGCAGCTGGATGCCATGGGGGAGTGTAGCTAGATGCCAATCTTGTCTTTGGAGTCAGGGATGTTTTCTGGAGGAAATGAACTCAAAGAGACTGTCACCTTCTCTAATGACGTAGTTATTTCAGTGTATTCAAGTTCATTTGAATAGAATACAAGGAATTTggtgggatttttgttttgttttgtgtgtttggtgTCCTGCTAAACATATATTCGTATCTTTTATTCTTAAACAACTTTATTCACccctacctttctttttttagtcctATCCTTCCCCTTCTGGCCTGTGTGGTCCACACTGTGGGCGCCTTCCCTGTGTTCCTCAAAGTGTGTATATCTGCTCATCCTTGCCCACCTCCCAGAGCAGTACTCTCCTCGGTTCCCACCTGTTTCCTTGACTCCCTCAGCCACAGAAGCTGGACCATAACCATCTGTGTGCCACCTGACCTGACATCTCCATGCTCATAATTCAGTTTACTgacacctccctccccactgATCATTTCCCTTCTCAGCTCCCCCGTCTATCCAGATATTCAGGCAAGA
It encodes the following:
- the KIAA1211L gene encoding uncharacterized protein KIAA1211-like homolog isoform X4, whose product is MISTRVMDIKLREAAEGLGEDGTGKKKSKFKTFKKFFGKKKRKESPSSTGSSTWKQSQVKNEVIAVESGPAGCDSEDELEESRGALGSRALSHDSIFIPESGQDPTRPVRVFSQENVCDRIKALQLKIQCNVKMGPPPPPGSLPAKRGEDAGMSSEDDGLPRSPPEMSLLHDLGPGTTIKVCVVSSSRPQSPEPLFSRQESDASISPRTSDSSVAPVADFDYPPEFSSCLDNSAAKHKLLVKPRNQRSSKMRRLSSRAQSESLSDLTCTPEEEEDDEKSLPKASTEEKSSSGQQEGAPERGPEPEEPATVLPPAGTRARRGRLQHCAALTASTEEESPPGDNPSSRPATPEVIEPVSGPAPRAESPALPEGSPSPNPDSENQREEPSLENKGLPDGDTVDEVVRASGDAEGRLSPCVPEGDPTLPDTGTAATPETPSGPGDPSGLQDGLRPSLDVTGPEGPGPEAPAPSPPVPKSCLKHKASAVTVNVSLGAAPSPPTAQPAPEEPAPQAPDREAAPAEPSRSERAKSPAAALEAAAPERRVERGGREARAAKKFSVSSGREWPRAGGRLLEPRGPAVRLPLVRSGPAWKSEAALDDLPAAPEPQSAKPGPRKPTAPAERGSPDSAAPATTADSGQAARERPAGGDGSPFPVKLRSTSLSFKHREAPCPEGRGIKRYSAEVRFERGGLTLLSRDDKCPLGTGPAAARGAKSPNEPGKAKARSAEQLSSKPPLPRKPLLQTLTLPQSPTPPDPSLGDPEKLGPSADPRKESQAAERKSPHRAAEKAAGPGADSQPAPPWVTTGRQKRRGASEQTPSQEDKPGVRTLKSEPGRPARTPERAQDSVRQADFVRSKSFLMAPAKPLGDQRQGTKLRLQEGLQRGISLSHQNLAAQSAVMMEKELHQLKRASYASTDQPSWMELARKKSQAWSDMPQIIK
- the KIAA1211L gene encoding uncharacterized protein KIAA1211-like homolog isoform X5, which codes for MKVPEAPSTFMKMAAFYQCIRPEPSDLDMISTRVMDIKLREAAEGLGEDGTGKKKSKFKTFKKFFGKKKRKESPSSTGSSTWKQSQVKNEVIAVESGPAGCDSEDELEESRGALGSRALSHDSIFIPESGQDPTRPVRVFSQENVCDRIKALQLKIQCNVKMGPPPPPGSLPAKRGEDAGMSSEDDGLPRSPPEMSLLHDLGPGTTIKVCVVSSSRPQSPEPLFSRQESDASISPRTSDSSVAPVADFDYPPEFSSCLDNSAAKHKLLVKPRNQRSSKMRRLSSRAQSESLSDLTCTPEEEEDDEKSLPKASTEEKSSSGQQEGAPERGPEPEEPATVLPPAGTRARRGRLQHCAALTASTEEESPPGDNPSSRPATPEVIEPVSGPAPRAESPALPEGSPSPNPDSENQREEPSLENKGLPDGDTVDEVVRASGDAEGRLSPCVPEGDPTLPDTGTAATPETPSGPGDPSGLQDGLRPSLDVTGPEGPGPEAPAPSPPVPKSCLKHKASAVTVNVSLGAAPSPPTAQPAPEEPAPQAPDREAAPAEPSRSERAKSPAAALEAAAPERRVERGGREARAAKKFSVSSGREWPRAGGRLLEPRGPAVRLPLVRSGPAWKSEAALDDLPAAPEPQSAKPGPRKPTAPAERGSPDSAAPATTADSGQAARERPAGGDGSPFPVKLRSTSLSFKHREAPCPEGRGIKRYSAEVRFERGGLTLLSRDDKCPLGTGPAAARGAKSPNEPGKAKARSAEQLSSKPPLPRKPLLQTLTLPQSPTPPDPSLGDPEKLGPSADPRKESQAAERKSPHRAAEKAAGPGADSQPAPPWVTTGRQKRRGASEQTPSQEDKPGVRTLKSEPGRPARTPERAQQPSRQ
- the KIAA1211L gene encoding uncharacterized protein KIAA1211-like homolog isoform X3 gives rise to the protein MELGKAAVFRDLDMISTRVMDIKLREAAEGLGEDGTGKKKSKFKTFKKFFGKKKRKESPSSTGSSTWKQSQVKNEVIAVESGPAGCDSEDELEESRGALGSRALSHDSIFIPESGQDPTRPVRVFSQENVCDRIKALQLKIQCNVKMGPPPPPGSLPAKRGEDAGMSSEDDGLPRSPPEMSLLHDLGPGTTIKVCVVSSSRPQSPEPLFSRQESDASISPRTSDSSVAPVADFDYPPEFSSCLDNSAAKHKLLVKPRNQRSSKMRRLSSRAQSESLSDLTCTPEEEEDDEKSLPKASTEEKSSSGQQEGAPERGPEPEEPATVLPPAGTRARRGRLQHCAALTASTEEESPPGDNPSSRPATPEVIEPVSGPAPRAESPALPEGSPSPNPDSENQREEPSLENKGLPDGDTVDEVVRASGDAEGRLSPCVPEGDPTLPDTGTAATPETPSGPGDPSGLQDGLRPSLDVTGPEGPGPEAPAPSPPVPKSCLKHKASAVTVNVSLGAAPSPPTAQPAPEEPAPQAPDREAAPAEPSRSERAKSPAAALEAAAPERRVERGGREARAAKKFSVSSGREWPRAGGRLLEPRGPAVRLPLVRSGPAWKSEAALDDLPAAPEPQSAKPGPRKPTAPAERGSPDSAAPATTADSGQAARERPAGGDGSPFPVKLRSTSLSFKHREAPCPEGRGIKRYSAEVRFERGGLTLLSRDDKCPLGTGPAAARGAKSPNEPGKAKARSAEQLSSKPPLPRKPLLQTLTLPQSPTPPDPSLGDPEKLGPSADPRKESQAAERKSPHRAAEKAAGPGADSQPAPPWVTTGRQKRRGASEQTPSQEDKPGVRTLKSEPGRPARTPERAQDSVRQADFVRSKSFLMAPAKPLGDQRQGTKLRLQEGLQRGISLSHQNLAAQSAVMMEKELHQLKRASYASTDQPSWMELARKKSQAWSDMPQIIK
- the KIAA1211L gene encoding uncharacterized protein KIAA1211-like homolog isoform X2; protein product: MKVPEAPSTFMKMAAFYQCIRPEPSDLDMISTRVMDIKLREAAEGLGEDGTGKKKSKFKTFKKFFGKKKRKESPSSTGSSTWKQSQVKNEVIAVESGPAGCDSEDELEESRGALGSRALSHDSIFIPESGQDPTRPVRVFSQENVCDRIKALQLKIQCNVKMGPPPPPGSLPAKRGEDAGMSSEDDGLPRSPPEMSLLHDLGPGTTIKVCVVSSSRPQSPEPLFSRQESDASISPRTSDSSVAPVADFDYPPEFSSCLDNSAAKHKLLVKPRNQRSSKMRRLSSRAQSESLSDLTCTPEEEEDDEKSLPKASTEEKSSSGQQEGAPERGPEPEEPATVLPPAGTRARRGRLQHCAALTASTEEESPPGDNPSSRPATPEVIEPVSGPAPRAESPALPEGSPSPNPDSENQREEPSLENKGLPDGDTVDEVVRASGDAEGRLSPCVPEGDPTLPDTGTAATPETPSGPGDPSGLQDGLRPSLDVTGPEGPGPEAPAPSPPVPKSCLKHKASAVTVNVSLGAAPSPPTAQPAPEEPAPQAPDREAAPAEPSRSERAKSPAAALEAAAPERRVERGGREARAAKKFSVSSGREWPRAGGRLLEPRGPAVRLPLVRSGPAWKSEAALDDLPAAPEPQSAKPGPRKPTAPAERGSPDSAAPATTADSGQAARERPAGGDGSPFPVKLRSTSLSFKHREAPCPEGRGIKRYSAEVRFERGGLTLLSRDDKCPLGTGPAAARGAKSPNEPGKAKARSAEQLSSKPPLPRKPLLQTLTLPQSPTPPDPSLGDPEKLGPSADPRKESQAAERKSPHRAAEKAAGPGADSQPAPPWVTTGRQKRRGASEQTPSQEDKPGVRTLKSEPGRPARTPERAQDSVRQADFVRSKSFLMAPAKPLGDQRQGTKLRLQEGLQRGISLSHQNLAQSAVMMEKELHQLKRASYASTDQPSWMELARKKSQAWSDMPQIIK